From Nicotiana tabacum cultivar K326 chromosome 22, ASM71507v2, whole genome shotgun sequence, one genomic window encodes:
- the LOC107801017 gene encoding uncharacterized protein LOC107801017: MAGLLAWAADVVGGGQSNDEDDNNPNSIPLIFTPEQQTYLQDLNRKATSLSRTIQDLRLRLPPPDISQRLPHLHAHSLASNNALALQLNAHSATKEQAQLREITLQEENSEYEKAISSYENKIQEKSQEADILHSKLKELALIEENLKLELEQAQAAAASKSKSNDFLIKNNGEDQEDEESANFALLGKLEERKKELTSMEEAVHDLEKKWAKVQDYALKQPSPAQREKILDKQLHSLIEQLASKQAQAEGLANEVHLKEMELERLNGLWGKLEASNADINAARNRYTRSSIDRGRISSDYIVDPRQKPGRMENLQKLMLLRSAFVVYVLALHILVFIKISF, translated from the exons ATGGCGGGTTTGTTGGCATGGGCAGCAGATGTAGTAGGAGGTGGGCAAAGCAACGACGAAGATGACAACAATCCCAATTCGATCCCTTTAATCTTCACCCCAGAACAACAAACCTACCTTCAGGATTTGAATCGAAAGGCCACTTCTCTTAGCCGTACGATCCAAGATCTACGGCTCAGACTCCCTCCTCCTGACATCTCACAGCGTCTTCCCCATCTCCACGCTCACTCCCTTGCTTCTAATAATGCTCTTGCTCTTCAACTTAATGCTCACTCTGCTACTAAAGAACAG GCACAATTAAGAGAAATTACTCTGCAAGAAGAAAATTCCGAGTATGAGAAGGCTATCTCAAGTTATGAGAATAAGATTCAGGAGAAGTCACAGGAAGCAGACATTCTACACAGCAAGTTGAAG GAACTGGCTTTAATTGAGGAAAATTTGAAGTTAGAGTTAGAACAGGCGCAGGCTGCAGCAGCCAGCAAGTCCAAATCAAATGATTTTCTGATTAAAAACAATGGTGAAGATCAAGAAGATGAGGAATCCGCAAATTTTGCATTGCTGGGGAAATTAGAGGAGAGAAAGAAAGAACTG ACATCAATGGAAGAAGCTGTGCATGACCTGGAGAAAAAATGGGCAAAAGTTCAAGATTATGCACTCAAGCAACCTTCCCCAG CTCAGCGAGAGAAAATATTGGATAAGCAGCTTCATAGTCTAATAGAGCAGCTTGCTTCAAAACAG GCCCAGGCGGAGGGCCTAGCCAACGAAGTCCATCTAAAGGAGATGGAATTAGAAAGATTGAATGGCCTTTGGGGGAAGCTTGAAGCTAGCAATGCCGATATTAATGCTGCCAGGAATAGGTATACAAGAAGCAGCATCGACAGGGGACGTATTTCTTCAGATTATATTGTTGATCCTCGTCAAAAGCCTGGCCGAATGGAGAATTTGCAGAAGCTTATGTTACTTAGGTCAGCCTTTGTTGTGTACGTTTTAGCACTCCATATTTTGGTATTCATTAAGATATCATTCTAG
- the LOC107801016 gene encoding protein trichome birefringence-like 19, translating into MEFPCGKNSINASQRTPKIFILVALTFIILGIIPLHHTSKRYHAKDLVNHQSKKSPTYHMEDMEIKFTEDETCDIFTGEWIPNPDGPYYTNTTCWAIHEHQNCMKYGRPDTDFLKWRWKPKGCELPIFNPYQFLDMMRNKSLAFVGDSVGRNQMQSLICLLSQAVYPIDVSTTPDENFKRWKYTSYNFTLATYWSPFLVRMKDIDSDGPTKTGLFNLYLDEVDEKWANQIEEFDYVILNAGHWFTRCSVYYEKNQLVGCRYCGLPNVTDLPSSYGYQKAIRTVLKTINNLANFKGITFLRTFAPSHFEGGEWNNGGNCVRRKPFSSNETTLEGFHLDLYTIQVEEFKAAEKEGKKKGKRFRLLDTTQAMLLRPDGHPSRYGHWPNENVVLYNDCVHWCLPGPIDSWSDFLLHMLKLEGKRSHEEKLQYMKQWSL; encoded by the exons ATGGAGTTCCCTTGTGGGAAAAACTCCATTAATGCATCTCAAAGAACCCCAAAAATATTCATACTTGTTGCTTTAACATTCATCATTCTAGGTATAATCCCTCTTCACCACACTTCAAAGCGGTATCATGCCAAAGATTTAGTAAACCATCAGTCTAAAAAGTCACCAACATATCATATGGAAGATATGGAAATAAAGTTTACAGAAGATGAAACATGTGATATTTTTACAGGAGAGTGGATTCCAAATCCAGATGGTCCATATTACACGAACACGACATGTTGGGCTATCCATGAACATCAAAATTGCATGAAATATGGAAGGCCTGATACTGACTTCTTGAAATGGAG GTGGAAGCCCAAGGGATGTGAGTTGCCTATCTTCAATCCATATCAATTCTTGGATATGATGAGGAACAAGTCATTGGCATTTGTTGGAGATTCAGTGGGAAGAAACCAAATGCAATCCTTAATATGTCTCTTGTCTCAG gCAGTATATCCAATTGATGTCTCTACTACTCCAGATGAAAACTTCAAAAGGTGGAAATATACGAGTTACAATTTTACCCTAGCAACATATTGGTCACCATTCTTGGTCAGAATGAAAGATATAGACTCTGATGGTCCAACTAAAACTGGACTCTTCAATCTTTATCTTGACGAAGTTGACGAGAAATGGGCAAACCAAATTGAAGAATTTGATTATGTCATCCTCAATGCTGGCCACTGGTTTACTAGGTGCAGTGTATACTACGAGAAAAACCAACTAGTTGGCTGCAG GTACTGTGGACTTCCAAATGTTACTGACCTCCCATCTAGTTATGGCTACCAAAAGGCAATTAGGACTGTTTTGAAAACCATCAACAACTTGGCAAACTTCAAGGGCATAACTTTTCTTAGGACTTTTGCACCTTCTCATTTTGAAGGTGGGGAATGGAATAATGGTGGGAATTGTGTGAGGAGAAAACCATTTTCAAGCAATGAAACAACTTTGGAGGGTTTTCACTTGGATTTATACACTATTCAAGTTGAAGAATTTAAGGCAGCAGAGAAGGAAGggaagaaaaagggaaagagatTTAGATTGTTGGATACAACACAAGCCATGTTATTAAGACCAGATGGTCATCCAAGTAGATATGGACATTGGCCAaatgagaatgttgtgttgtataatGATTGTGTTCATTGGTGTTTGCCTGGTCCTATTGATTCTTGGAGTGATTTCTTGCTTCATATGTTGAAGTTGGAGGGCAAGAGATCTCATGAGGAAAAGCTTCAATATATGAAACAATGGAGCTTATAA